The DNA sequence AATGCCAAAGCTGCGGAAATAAACGCCTGCTTGAGTGTTCCGCCTGCGAGCAAAGTGAGCCCCGCCGCCGCTGGCGCGCACGTAAACGCAGCCGCGGGATTGGCACAGGCCACGATCTGCAGGATAGCTCTGCCTATGGACGACCGTGCGATGGCTTTGGCGGCATGAGCAAAGACACGACCGATGCCTCTGAACACACTGCCGATGGCCTTGAACAGGCCCTTGAGGAAGAAGCCCGAAGGGTCGGTGGCGCGCGGATGTGGGTGGGCATCCGAAGCGCAAGGACAGGACAGCGGGTTGTTCTGCACGTAGGCAGAGACCCTCTAGGTCATCCGTTTGTGAAGCTCAGAGAACAGACAGTGGCCCAGCGAATTTAACTCGACGAGCTTGACAGCCGACCGAGGCCTGTCGGCACCATTTCACCCTACGGCTCTTCGCGCTACGATCTACATGCTCCATCTCTCAGTTTTTGGAGATACGAGTTCCGCTGAAACTCTGTTATTCCCGGAGATTGGCCAGACATCCACAACTCCACGAGCTGATCATCTGAGATGTGTGAGCAAACATAAGGCGCGCCATACTGAACAAGAGCATTAGATAACTCTGCAGCCAGTTGATCGACGGACTCCTTTGCAGAAATCTCCCACCATTGATCCTTGAGAACTTTGGGCAGCAACATTCCCAAACGCAGACGCAGGTGCGCGTTTGCGCTGGTCGCCTTGTTGATGGACGGTTCGAACTTGTCCAACAGCTTCGCGCTTACCACAGCCAAGTTTACGGTGAAACGAAGAATACGTTCGTCGTTGGTGCGACTTTTTTGAAATTCAATTAATCCAAGATTGCCTTTGTTTATTAGACTTAGTGAGTTTCCCGATTTCTTGAAGCCAAGGGGTTTCAAAGCCATCGCGCAGACTCTGACAACCTCCAAAAGAATGTCGTTTGGTCGATCGCTCATTCATTTGCCTCGAACAATATTGACCTTGTAACCTCTTGCCACTCTAAGCCACCAATCTTTCAGGTTCTGCAAATTTGTGTAACGTGAACTGCCCAATTTCGTTTCTATCCCGCCTTGTACCTGACCCTGGTAACTCACCTCGATATCAATGAACCGCGGACCAAAGGGCGTTGCTTTGTAAACCTCCACTTCGACTGTGCGTCCTTCCGCCTCTAACCCGGCGGCAACCGCGTCACGAAACGCATTTCCCCGCAATCTGTTCATCTCTACTCGAGAATACTGGTCGCCCGATCCGCCGGCGGGTCCGGTCATATCAATTAGAAAAGCGAGAGGACCAAAAACACGACCAAGTCCCCTGAACACGTATCCGAGAGCGCCTTCTGCCGTGGCAGCTTCCCCGGCTGCACCTTCAAGTGCAGGGCCGCCGTTGTGGCCCATACCGGGGCCTCCACCCTCCGCATTATACAACTGCGCAAACGCACCTGTGATGGCGCCGTTAGCGAACTTGCCGCCGGAGAGGACGGATGCGGTGCCGCCGGCGACAGCTGCGACGGCAGTGCGTTCCGCGATGTACTCGGGATTGCCGTCGCCCGAGTGGCCCATGACTCCGGATGAGTCCATGAGCAGGCTCGACCCTGCTGCGACTGCGCCGGTGAGCGCACCTGTTTCGAACGATCCGCCTTGCGCGACCGAGACCGCGCCGCCGACAACCGCATGCAGACCGACCTTGACCGCCGCAGAGAGCGCCCTGTCGGCAATGCCCCCGATGATCTGATGGATCCCGGAATACGCACCTATCTGCACGAAGGAGATCGCCGCCCCTATGAGGGCTTGTTTGATCGATCCGCCCGCCGCCAGGGTGAGCGCAGCTCCCGCCGCCGCACATCCGATCGGTCCTGTCGTGGCACAGGCCACGATCTGCAGGATAGCTCTGCCTATGGACGACCGTGCGATGGCTTTGGCGGCATGCGCAAACGCGCGACCGATGCCTCTGAACACACTGCCGATGGCCTAAGGCCTAAACTTGCATGAGACCGGGCCAACTAGCACGACGCGCCGAGAACAAGGCGTCGTCATCAAACTGTTCGTTGCCCATTCCGGCGCACGGGTTCAACGATGCAAGCAAAATTCAAGTCATCATGCCCACCGCAATAACCTTTGCGCCCTCATGCAATTCAAATTTGCTGCCTTTCAAAAGAAAGCCATGAGGAGCACTAGCAGAAAGAAACTGCACGAAGACGTCTTGCTCTCCTCGATCATCCGGCCATGCCACAGGTTGCACCACTAGACTCCATGCGTCCTCTGTCCAATTATCTCCTTGCTGGTCAAATTTTGCTACCGTACTGAACCGGGCTCCGCGCGGGGAAATGTTGTTTTTCCCAGTCGGAATTAGCCACTGCAATCGAGCATTCTTCTGCAGCATCAATAAATACTCCGGCTCCGACTTGACCGCTGGTGCCGCCGTCGAGTTCGGCGAGGGCTCTGTTGCCCACTTGATCATCGCAATACCGGCAGCAAATAGCTCTACCCGCAGTGCGCTAGTAGCTCAGCTATCTATTTCACCCAGGACTTTCTGCGGAATTCGAAAAGATCTGGTTTTCTAATTAGAATTTCTTTCATGAACGCCGCTGGTCCTGCGCGCTTAACATAGTTTGCTTCTTCCGAAGTAATAGGTAACAATCCAATAAATTTAACCTCGCCTAATTTTTTGTTTCGAAATAGCCCGACGCCCGGTATCAGGCTGTCCGCGTCCAAAGCGAGAAACGCGGATACGGTAGAACCCTCAAACAGTATTCCTCTGGGTCCCAAGACCTGACCAACGGACAACGCCGTACCGGAGTCGACCACTTCGGATGCGACTTGTTGAACTATCCCTGGCGCGTTCTTAAAGTTGCTTGCTCCCAGAAAAAGTAGCAGCTCTTGACGAACACTTTGCCCTGAATTTCGCAGAGGCACCGAACTCAATCCCAACGTTGCAAGCGTCGTTGCCGAGCCCTCTGTGCGTCCACTTAGTTGCACGATCTGGAAAGGCCATCTTTCACCCACTTGTTGTCCATTCCAGCCGCGCTGTATCGGTCCAACGAAACCTTCAAGATGTTCGACCAGGGTAGCTTGAGTTCGCATCAACCGCTCTTTCAATACAATTCGGGAGGTTCGAATTTCGGGTTGCCACCGCCGCCGCCTCGCAATCGCTGCAAACCTTCCACACCTGCGCCTGCAGCGCTCGGGTCTCGACCGCCACCTTCCACTAGAGGTGCTCTATTGTTGAAGCGAGTGTCATTGTTCCCACCAGACCGATTGCATTGTATGCATTCACCCTCCACCCCAACATTGTAGTTTCTAATTACATCGTTGCGTGTAGTGTCATCAGGGAAACTTCTATTCGACCAAGAACCGCCCTCGCCCTGATGGCTCAAGTCCCAACCATTTGGATTGCCACGCGACTGACCTTTGGTTGGGTCACCATAGACTTCGCTACCGCATGTCGGGCAAAGTTTACCACCAAAAAGACCATCAACCATTCGATTCCACGCGTCAACGCATCCGAAGCGCAAGGACAGGACAGCGGGTTGTTCTGCACGCCTTGGTTGGCGCGTTGCGACTCCGCTTCGCGGAGCCGGGCGCAACGCGCGGCTCTAAGCGCTTCCGGCCGGCTCTCCGCAAGGAGAGTCGGAAGCGCAATCAACGCATAGGCATTGAAGGCCTGGAAGTTTGTGATGTCCTGCACGAACGGATCGGCGGAGCGCGGATGCAGCGTGGGCATCCGGAGCGCGCACTAAAATGGAAGCGGCCGATGTCGGCGTCATAGACGCGCCCGTTCATGTGGATGAGACCAACACCTCAGCCGCGCTTCGGATGCCCACAAGCATCCGCGCTTATCGAGCTGCTCGTGGCATGTGCGTGCGGCCGGCTCGACGCAGGAGAGTCGCACGCACCTCTAAAGTATAACCGCGGGTGACCTGCGAGAGCTGCCAGTTGAAGGGATTGGACGGCGTATAGCTGGTCCAGTCGACCTGACGGCGCTTGCCCCAGGCATCGAACGAGTAGCTCTGCTGGATGACGCCCTGATCGTCGGCCTCGGCGGCAAGCGAGCCCAGGTGATCCTTGAGGAGGTAGCGGGTTTGCGAGACGCCCCAGGTGGCCGGTGCGCTCTCGGAGCGCATGACGACGGCGGTGCCCGCAATGTAGGCGCGCTGCGTCTTCAGACCCGATTGGGCCACCGAGACCTCAAAGCTTCCGCCCGCGATGTAATAGGTGGTCGTGGTGCCGGTCTGGTTGACATCGGTCCGCCTGAAGCGACCCCGGCCAGGGCCATACGCCAGATCGATGCTGTTGGTGCCCTTCTCGATGTGGGTTGGCATCCCGAACGCCGACCAGGTGATCGTGCGCCCGTCACCCGCCACCATGTCGCCGTTGAGGTCGTAGCTCGCCCTACGGTTCTTCGCATTGCGGACTATGCGTTTGCTTCCGCGTCAGTCCAAATACCCTCTATAATTTCCATTTCGGTTCGGCCAGGCAAATTTTGAGCCTTCCAGCTGATGCCCTTTGACGCTTGAATTGCAGCAACCGCGATTTCATCGGGATCACGTCTCTGACGTACACCTAGATAGATGATGAGCGCTGTACGCATCAAAGCGTTCACTTTGTACCAAGGAAAATCACCGACAAGTCCGACGGCGGCCGCGTAAAGACTTTCAAGGTCGGTGATTGATCGGACGCGGCTTAGCACAGCTTCTTGCAACTCCAATTTGAGTGCCTCTGCCAGTCCCTTGGCATCATATTGGGCCGTATCCAAGTACCACAACTCGTAAGAGCCGCGCGTACCGGTGAACGTCGCGACTGTTGGACATTCAGGTGAAAAGTGGAAACCTGAAAAAGCTGGTGGCCCATATTTTCTGACACACGTTGCACAGAAATGGTCGGCGCCAGGATTTCCGAACCAGAACCGATACGACAGCACATTATCGACTACTCCACCGGCGAACGGTGCTTCGACGAGTCGCAACTTGTGATAAACGTCATCATTACTCCAGTCGCCCTTATATTCGTATCGACGAACTTCACCATATCCGAGTTCTGACAATTCGCGAGAGATCACGGCGCGGTCGTTTGCACTCAATCTCACTTGCTACAGCCCTTATAACCACACGTCTGCAATTCAACGCCGGCAGCTTTCAATCTCGACTCCAGTTTAAATCCAGACCAACCGGCTTCCAATGTCGATATGAACCCAACTCCATAATAGGCGGGTCGACTCACAGATAGTCCTGTCGTTGTGCGCCCTCCTAACAACTGAACGGCGACATCCTTGTCGACTTGGTGTGGGTCCAGCCGAAGGTCGTTGCTAACCGAAGTCTTGACTTCAATTCCAACAATGGCCCCTTGGGGATCTTGCACGAGAAGATCATAAAATCGGGGCGTATCAAAGCCAGCCACATACGTCGCAATCTCAGCGCCTGGTTCGGTCAGCACCTTCCATCCAGGCAGGCTATTATAATATTCCGAAGCTTGGCGCACGCCATCTAGATGCTGCTGTCGAATTTTCTTATACCACTCCGGGCCAGCTTCAGCATTATACAGCTGCGCGAATGCACCTGTGATGGCACCGTTAGCGAACTTGCCGCCTGAGAGCACCGAGGCCGTACCGCCTGCGACGACGGTCGCGGTGAACTGACCGGCTTCACCCAGTCCGCCGGAGATCTCGCCGACGCCGCCCGCGACCGCACCGGACATGAACCCGCTGACGAACGAGCCGCCCTGGGCCATCGAGATCGCACCGGAGACCACGCCGTGCGACAAGGCGGTGCCGACGGGCCCCGTGCCGGAGAGGACCACCGCGTCGCCGACCTTACCCCAAATGTCGATGATGCCGCCGTTACTCGCACCGACTTGCACGAATGCCAAAGCTGCGGAAATAAACGCCTGCTTGAGTGTTCCGCCTGCGAGCAAAGTGAGCCCCGCCGCCGCTGGCGCGCACGTAAACGCAGCCGCGGGATTGGCACAGGCCACGATCTGAAGGATCGCTCTTCCTATTGATGATCTAGCGATGGCTTTAGCGGCATGAGCAAAGACACGACCGATACCTCTGAACACACTGCCGATGGCCTTGAACAGGCCCTTGAGGAAGAAGCCTGAAGGGTCGGTGACGCGCGGATGCGGGTGGGCATCCGAAGCGCAAGAACAGGACAGCGGGTTGCTCTGCACGCCTTGGTTGGCGCGTTGCGACTCCGCTTCGCGGAGCCGGCCGCAACGCGCGGCTCTAAGCGCTTCCGGCCGGCTCTCAGCAAGGAGAGTCGGAAGCGCAATCAACGCATAGGCGTTGAAGGCCTGGAAGTTTGTGATGTCCTGCACGAACGGATCGGCGGAGCGCGGATGCAACGTGGAATGCGTAACAAGAATTTCCTCGGCGCGGTTAAAATCACCAAACGCGCCGCCACTGATCGCCAGCCCTCCACTCCTCTCTTATCCCGCTCCGTTGTGGAAATACGTTCTGCCCTCGCCGAGGGTGCGTAATATCCTGAACTAAGGGATGTAATCGGGTACTAATGGCAAGTCGGCCGGATATCTCATCATTTCATTCCTCTCAACAACCCCGAGACGATAAATGTTTACGAGTTCCGGAGTACGCCAGTCATTGCGACAAGACATCTCCACTCCGTTATCGAAATGCAGTGTAAATACCTGATCATCCATCAATGCTTGCGAGGAAGATACGCCAATAAGTGGCCATAATACGTTTAAATCACCACTCCGCTCCCACATGTCAAACTCAATCAATACATCTGTGGAGGGTGGGGTCAATTTAAATTCTGAGAAGGCAATCGCGTGAGACGCGAAAAACATTCGAAGATACTGCAATTCGACAGATATCGAGACCAGCTCTTCTCCAATCTTATAGACCTTCATTTGTGTCATTGCGGATTCCTCTATACGAATAGGTTTATGGGGATGTTTGAATAGGTTTAAGAGGATTAACCGGATAGTGCGCAAAGTCTGATTTGTCCGGCACCGGCTTCCCAGTTACGGGAGAAATGGGTTGTCGCGATGCATTGAATACACGGAAATAGGGTAATCGAAGTCCCCGGGGGTGGCTCGGTGCTCGTCCAGTCCGCATTATACAACTGCGCAAACGCACCTGTGATGGCACCGTTGGCGAACTTGCCGGCGGAGAGGACGGAGGCTGTGCCGCCGGCGACAGCTGCGACGGCAGTGCGGGCTGCAACGTTCTCAGGCACACCATCGCCCGAGTGGCCCATGAGACCGGAGCTGTCCATGAGCAGGCTCGATCCAGCCGCGACTGCGCCGGTGAGCGCACCTGTTTCAAACGATCCGCCTTGCGCGACCGAGACCGCGCCGCCCACAACCGCGTGCAGGCCGACCTTGACCGCCGCAGCGATTGGATTGCCCGGTTTGCAATACCCCACGTGATCTGACCGATCGGCACGTACGCGCGCATCCTATAATAAAGATTGCGCAGCACGCATGCGGTGGAGCGAGCAATCCCGCTCCAGGCTCGCACGCCATCCGGCCCTTGTGCTTAAGAAGGTCTAATTGCGGTTCGAGTACGCATCAGTTCGTAAAGTTCGTCAGCGAGTTTCGGCGTATTCAGGATTTCGAGGTCGTCTCTGTTTACTATCTGCTTAGTCTGGGATTTCAGATGCTTTACCTGGAAATACTCGCGGATACCATCCAGCAATCGCGGCTGCGAGGTGAGTTGCCCTTCCAATGAGACCAGACCGGCAACATCGCCAATGAACGAACTCCCGTCTACAGGCATTTGCACGTTTTCAATTGTGCAGCCATCCTTACACCCGACAAACCGCAGCCTCGCGTTTTCAAACGAGACATCATGCAGTCCACTTCGTAGCGGCGAACCCAGCCAATTTATATAGGGGTATAATAATCCATGGCCGTTAAATTCAACGGCGTCAACGTCCCCGACAAAAGAGCAGTTCCAGAATCCTGCTGCCCAAAATCTGATCCTTCGCCAGTCGCGACCTTGGAAGCTGCAATTCTCGAATATGAGGTTTACGGGGCTGCATTCCGCGGTTTTCACACCGTCGAAAACGCAACGTCGCATTGTTGTCCCGAACACTCCCAGAAGGGCCCGGCGAAAATCCGCTCCGGAAAAATCACAATCTGTGTACTCGCATTTTTTGACGTAGAGTCTCACGAGATTGGCATTCTTGAAAGCGCAGTTCTCGAAACGGCAGGCGATGAATCTAGCGCGCGTCAAGTTGCTATACGAAAAATCGACGTTCTCGAACGTGGCATTCTCGAATGAGCGCCCATCGGCAGTGGCCCCCCGGAAATCAGCCGCACCGGTCGTTGTAAATCCAAACGGCGAGACGGAACAGAGATCGGAGTTCACCCCGCACCATCTAG is a window from the Hyphomicrobiaceae bacterium genome containing:
- a CDS encoding suppressor of fused domain protein, with protein sequence MRTQATLVEHLEGFVGPIQRGWNGQQVGERWPFQIVQLSGRTEGSATTLATLGLSSVPLRNSGQSVRQELLLFLGASNFKNAPGIVQQVASEVVDSGTALSVGQVLGPRGILFEGSTVSAFLALDADSLIPGVGLFRNKKLGEVKFIGLLPITSEEANYVKRAGPAAFMKEILIRKPDLFEFRRKSWVK
- a CDS encoding DUF4304 domain-containing protein, giving the protein MSDRPNDILLEVVRVCAMALKPLGFKKSGNSLSLINKGNLGLIEFQKSRTNDERILRFTVNLAVVSAKLLDKFEPSINKATSANAHLRLRLGMLLPKVLKDQWWEISAKESVDQLAAELSNALVQYGAPYVCSHISDDQLVELWMSGQSPGITEFQRNSYLQKLRDGACRS
- a CDS encoding pentapeptide repeat-containing protein; this encodes MRKASQTDGKFLKARWCGVNSDLCSVSPFGFTTTGAADFRGATADGRSFENATFENVDFSYSNLTRARFIACRFENCAFKNANLVRLYVKKCEYTDCDFSGADFRRALLGVFGTTMRRCVFDGVKTAECSPVNLIFENCSFQGRDWRRIRFWAAGFWNCSFVGDVDAVEFNGHGLLYPYINWLGSPLRSGLHDVSFENARLRFVGCKDGCTIENVQMPVDGSSFIGDVAGLVSLEGQLTSQPRLLDGIREYFQVKHLKSQTKQIVNRDDLEILNTPKLADELYELMRTRTAIRPS